A window of the Bacillus marinisedimentorum genome harbors these coding sequences:
- the tadA gene encoding tRNA adenosine(34) deaminase TadA, with protein sequence MLKDEEFMRQAIEEAKKAEALGEVPIGVVIVRDGEVVASGHNLRETEQRSAAHAEMIAIDKACRKLGSWRLPGSTLYVTLEPCPMCAGAIMLSRVDRVVFGAYDPKGGCAGTLMNLLQEERFNHQSEVEGGVLENECGTMLSDFFRKLRDEKKARKKQADS encoded by the coding sequence ATGCTGAAAGACGAAGAATTCATGCGCCAGGCAATCGAAGAAGCGAAAAAAGCGGAAGCACTCGGGGAAGTCCCGATCGGTGTCGTCATTGTGCGAGATGGGGAAGTGGTGGCTTCCGGCCATAACTTGAGGGAAACAGAGCAGCGGTCTGCCGCACATGCTGAAATGATCGCCATCGATAAAGCGTGCCGGAAACTTGGGTCCTGGCGGCTTCCGGGGTCAACCCTTTATGTAACACTGGAACCATGCCCGATGTGTGCCGGGGCCATCATGCTTTCAAGGGTGGACCGTGTCGTGTTCGGTGCTTACGATCCGAAGGGCGGGTGTGCCGGAACGTTGATGAATCTTCTGCAGGAAGAACGGTTCAACCATCAGTCTGAGGTGGAAGGCGGCGTGCTTGAAAATGAATGTGGAACCATGCTGAGTGATTTTTTCAGAAAACTGAGAGATGAAAAGAAAGCCCGCAAAAAGCAGGCTGACAGCTGA